A stretch of DNA from Anaerolineae bacterium:
GGCCACCGGTATTCCTTGCCCGTTTATTGACTCAGGAGTACCTTAGCGTTGTCACCGTACTGCAAAGCCCGCTTGGCGCGATCCGGGTCGATCTGGCGCAACCGGTCATAGGCCAGCCGGGCCTCGTCGCGTCTGCCGGCCTTGACATACACGTCGACGGCCTGGTTCAGGTGAGCGGGATTCTGTGTGTCGGTTTGCATGAGCTTGTCCACCATGTCAATGGCGTCAGCGATTCGACCATCCATTTCATAATCGATGGACAGGTTAACGATGTAAGACGGATCATCAGGTACCAGCTTGAGGACACGTTCGCCGATCTGGATAGCTGCCGCAAAGTCCCCTTTGCCAAAATACAGCTTTGCGAGCTGGTTAAGGAACCAGGCCTGTATCTCGGCGCTGGCCTTGATCTGGTCAAGCTCCAGAATCTTGCCGATAAGCGGTTCTATCTTGGGGATGGCCTCTTCTTCCCGATCGACCATCCCGTAGTAATCTACCATCGACGCCGTGGCGAAGATGATGTCTTCAACGTCGGTGAAGGCAGTCAGATTGTCGTTGAGCAGCCGATACACAACGTCAACCCCAACTTCGACTCCCGCCTGTGCCACCACTGCCGCCGAACTGAGCAACTTGGGGCTTGGGCCGAAGACCATTTCAAGGCGGGGAAGGAGCGCCACCATCACCCGGAGATCGCCCCGGTCCAGCGCCCGCTGGAATCGTTCGTACGGGTTACCCAGCAGATCGTCATCGGGTTGATCCGCCCCGGCAATTGAGGGCGTCGCCACCTGCGACAGCTTCCGCTCGATGCGGTCGATCGCCGCCGCCAGTGTGGCCAGCGAGACGCCTGTGCCGCGGCGACCATAAGGAGCATCACTGCTTTCCTCGATCTCCCTGACAAAGGAGACAATTTCCTTCTGTACTGCATGGGCAACCCGTGCCTGGGAGATATCGTCATACATGATGGTTCTGATAGGGGCGACATCAAAGGGGATTGGATCGCCTTTGCGAATCAGGTGAATGTAAGGCTTGCCTGTCTCGTGGCGGCGACCCATTTCGTAGTAGACATTCGGGTTGTGTCCCGTCAGGACGATAATGCATAACTCGGAATCCTGAATGAGCTGAATGATCTCATTCGTGATCGCCTTGGCTCCCTTGAGCCGATCCACGCGGATCACCTCAAACCCGACAGGCTCAAGCGCCGGGGTGATGACCAGATCGAGGAGGGTATCGGCTTCTTCTCGTACCGGTGAGCCTTCGTCGCCAATGGGGGAGATCACAAAGCACTTCTTAGCCATGTTCCTAGCCCTCCTGCTCTGGTAATTGCGGGACGAAAAGATAACGATCAGCGCAGTTCTTTAGCCTTCAGTAAGAAGACTACAATACATTTCAAAAAAAGACAAACTGTGCTGCAGAGCATCAGCAGGGAGCCAACAGGCCCTGTTGTCCGGTCAGGACTGCCCAGCCGCTCACTCTTCCAGCGGCAGGCTCTCCAGGTAGCGGATCAGGCGCTCGATATCGGTCAGGGGCAGCGTTTTGACCAGCGCGTGCGGACCATCATCGACTTTGAATACTTCAAACAGCGTCGGCGCGCGGCCATCGTGATAGTAGGGCGCACTGTCCCACAGCCAGCGCAGGGATGGCGTGTTGACCGGCCCCTGGCCCAGATCGTGCGCCAGCCCGTCCGTGTACAGCGGCGGTGGATGGCATTCGGCGCAGCCCTGGGCCAGCCAGACTTCCTCGCCGGCCAGCACTTCCTGCGGCGGGATGCGCAGGGCGTTGCGCCCCGGCCCGCTGAGGGTGTTCAGGTAAGCCACCAGCGCATCCAGGTCGGGGGAGCGCCCGGCGTTCGGCTCGCCCAGCGGCGGGTGCGGGACGCCGTCGATCAACCCGTCACCATGCTGCACCATCCGGAAGAACAGGTCAAAGTCGGCTAACTCATCGTATTCCCCGCGCCAGCCCCAGGGAGCTGTCTGGGCCACATTATAGAGCGACGGTGTGTTGCGCGGCCCGCCGGGGAAGCCAACCCACACCTGGCTGTCATCCGCGCCGTCAAAGTGGCATGTCGCGCAGCTCAAGCGGCGATCTTCAGAAAGCCGTTCGTCCGCGCTGCTATAGAATAGCTGCGCTCCGATCAGCAGGTCGATGGGCATCTGCAATTGCGTAGCCGGGAGGGTATCTACCCGCTGCAGAAAGGCTGTTTCAATCACCGAGATCGTGCCATCCAGCGCGTTGTAAACGTAAGCCCACCGGCCGTCAGAGGTTGTGACAATCCCGCGCGGATTGTTGCCCACCGGGATGTTGGCCACAGCGAAGCCAGTCGCCAGGTCGATCACGGAGACGTCGTTACTGCCAGCGTTGACCACCCATAGCCGCCGCCGCGCCCGGTCAAAGAGCAGGTCAAATGGCAGGCTGACCGGCCGGTCAGCCACTCCCAGCGCCACACGGTCCTGACGTAACAGGCGCATATCGCTCAATTGAAAGGCATTGACCACCGGGAAGACTGTCGTGTCGAAGGTCAGCACCGGATTGGCAGCGTTGGCCCGCGTCGCTGGCACGTAAGCCCGTCCGTCGAATGGGCTGACCCATACCGTTGGCGATAGCCGGGAATCCGGGGTGCCGCGCACAGTGTCGGCGACCTGGCCGGTGGGACGGTACAGCAGGGAAAGCGCCCCGTCCTTGAAATGGGTCACATACAGGAAGTCGCCCCACAGCGCCAGACCGGCGGGGGAATCGGGCACGGGCAGTGTGCGCAACACCCGCCGCGAGGCAACATCGATTTCGGCCACGGCGTCATCGCCCTGCAGGGTCACGTACAGTGTTGCCCCGTCGGTCACCACACCCCACGGCCACAATCCCACCCGGATAGTGTCGGTCAGGGTGAAGGTGTTCAGATCAATCAGGCTGACCGTGCCTGCTGTGCGGGAGGTAACCGCCATCCAGGTCTGATCCGGCGAGACGGCCAACCCGCGCGGGTCGCCGCCGATCGGGATTTCCACCCGGATTTCCTTGCGAGCCAGGTCGACAACCGACACTGTGCCGCTGAAGGCGTTGGCTGTCACCGCGTAGCGCTGGTTGCCGACCAGGGCGATCACCGTGTTGCGGAAGACGCGCGTCGCGTTGGGGTCAGGCAGCGCGTAAAGCGGGCGGGGCGTCGGCGTGAAGCTGGCCTGCGCCTGCGCCGGGACGCCCGGCAGCAGCGCCAGCATGATCAGCAGGAGGCCGCCCGCCAGCAACGCGGGCACCAACCATGGTTTCCCAGTCATGGGGTCGACTCCTCAGGGGCCGGCCAGCCAGCATACAGGGTCAACAGGCGGTCGCCAAACAGCGCCAGTGTGCGCCCGGCCAGCACCTCCTGGCCTGCGGCATCCGTGCCGATTAGCCCCAGGGTGATCCGCACCACGTCCGCTGAATACGGGTTGAGAGTCCCCTGGAAGGTTGTATCCAGGCTGGGGAAGCGCTGGTTGAGCCGCCGCGGATCGTAATTGTAGGCGAAGATGCCACCGTAGGCAGGCTGGATGCCGCTATCCAGGATCATGCCGTTCATGACCACAGTGTAAACCAGCCGGACATTCTGCCAGCCGCTGGGGACGGCCAGAGTCAGGTTGAAGGGCAGGGCAACCGGCATTATGATATCCGCCCCGCGCGGGTTGGTCAGCTCCACAGTCGGGGCCTCTTCCGGCAGCACATAGATAAAGACCTCGCCCTCCCCGGCACCGGGCACACCGCCGGCTGGATACGGCGGATAGACCTGCCCGGCAGAGGTGACCCCGCTATAGCTGACGCGCACCCGTAACCGCCAGAGGCCCGGCTCGGTCAGGGGCAGGTTCTGCGACGGATCGTAATAGTAGCCTACCGCGTTGGCCTGCCCGCCGATATGCAGGATGCGCCCGGAAGGCATGGTCACCTGCGCTGTGACCGTCGCCGGTAGCG
This window harbors:
- a CDS encoding tetratricopeptide repeat protein, with the protein product MAKKCFVISPIGDEGSPVREEADTLLDLVITPALEPVGFEVIRVDRLKGAKAITNEIIQLIQDSELCIIVLTGHNPNVYYEMGRRHETGKPYIHLIRKGDPIPFDVAPIRTIMYDDISQARVAHAVQKEIVSFVREIEESSDAPYGRRGTGVSLATLAAAIDRIERKLSQVATPSIAGADQPDDDLLGNPYERFQRALDRGDLRVMVALLPRLEMVFGPSPKLLSSAAVVAQAGVEVGVDVVYRLLNDNLTAFTDVEDIIFATASMVDYYGMVDREEEAIPKIEPLIGKILELDQIKASAEIQAWFLNQLAKLYFGKGDFAAAIQIGERVLKLVPDDPSYIVNLSIDYEMDGRIADAIDMVDKLMQTDTQNPAHLNQAVDVYVKAGRRDEARLAYDRLRQIDPDRAKRALQYGDNAKVLLSQ